A single region of the Vicia villosa cultivar HV-30 ecotype Madison, WI linkage group LG4, Vvil1.0, whole genome shotgun sequence genome encodes:
- the LOC131599807 gene encoding berberine bridge enzyme-like 8, with protein MKLALLLSPIFTLLFLSCFTSATTSPHNTFIHCLVNHSQPSHPITSSIFTPTNSLFSSVLQAYIRNLRFNTSTTRKPFLIITALHVSHIQSSIICAKKHNLQMKIRSGGHDYEGVSYVAEVPFFILDMFNLRSIDVDIENETAWVQTGATLGEVYYRINKKSEVHGFPAGVCPTVGVGGHLSGGGYGNMMRKFGLSVDNIIDAQIVDVNGKLLDRKSMGEDLFWAIRGGGGGSFGVVLSYKIKLVKIPKIVTVFQVRKTLEENASDIVYNWQHVAPTIDNDLFIRLIMDVVNVTKNGTQNGAKTVRASFISLFLGDSKTLVSLMNEKFPQLGLKESDCIETSWLQSVLFWTNINITEPVEILLDRQPQSLNYLKRKSDYVKKPISREGLEGIWKKMIELEDAILYFNPYGGKMAEIAATATPFPHRAGNLWKVQYQANWNQAGKDLAEHYINLTRKLHKYMTPFVSKNPREAFLNYKDLDLGINHNGKNSYIEGRVYGVEYFKDNFNRLVEIKTKVDPHNFFRNEQSIPTLPYRKN; from the coding sequence ATGAAACTTGCATTATTACTATCTCCCATTTTCACGTTACTTTTTCTCTCATGCTTCACTTCAGCTACAACTTCACCTCACAACACTTTCATCCATTGCCTAGTAAACCATTCACAACCCTCACACCCTATAACTTCATCAATCTTCACACCAACCAACTCCTTATTCTCTTCAGTCTTACAAGCCTACATAAGAAACCTTCGTTTCAACACCTCAACCACAAGAAAaccatttctcataataacagCATTACATGtttcccacatacaatcatcCATCATTTGTGCTAAAAAACACAACTTGCAAATGAAGATCAGAAGTGGAGGACATGACTACGAGGGTGTCTCGTATGTAGCCGAAGTTCCATTCTTTATCTTGGACATGTTCAACCTAAGATCTATTGATGTTGATATAGAAAATGAAACGGCTTGGGTTCAAACCGGCGCGACGCTCGGTGAAGTTTACTATAGAATCAATAAGAAAAGTGAAGTTCATGGCTTTCCGGCCGGTGTTTGCCCTACCGTCGGTGTCGGAGGACATTTAAGCGGCGGTGGATATggtaatatgatgagaaaatTTGGTCTTTCTGTTGATAATATTATTGATGCACAAATAGTTGATGTTAATGGTAAGTTATTAGATAGAAAATCAATGGGTGAAGATCTTTTTTGGGCTATTAGAGGTGGTGGTGGAGGTAGTTTTGGTGTTGTTCTTTCTTATAAAATAAAGTTAGTTAAAATTCCAAAAATAGTAACTGTTTTTCAAGTTAGAAAAACTTTGGAAGAAAATGCAAGTGACATAGTTTATAATTGGCAACATGTGGCACCAACTATTGATAATGACCTATTCATTAGGCTTATTATGGATGTTGTAAATGTTACAAAAAATGGTACACAAAATGGTGCAAAAACGGTTAGGGCTAGTTTCATATCTTTATTTCTTGGTGATTCAAAAACTCTAGTTTCACTAATGAATGAAAAGTTTCCTCAGTTAGGTTTAAAGGAAAGTGATTGTATCGAAACAAGTTGGCTTCAATCAGTTTTGTTTTGGACTAATATCAACATTACGGAGCCGGTCGAGATTTTGCTCGACCGGCAACCGCAATCGTTGAATTACTTGAAACGAAAATCCGATTATGTAAAGAAACCGATTTCGAGGGAAGGTTTGGAAGGGATTTGGAAGAAGATGATTGAGTTGGAAGATGCAATATTGTATTTCAATCCTTATGGTGGAAAAATGGCTGAGATTGCAGCAACAGCAACACCTTTTCCTCATAGAGCTGGAAATTTATGGAAGGTTCAATATCAAGCAAATTGGAACCAAGCAGGGAAAGATCTTGCTGAGCATTACATAAATTTGACTAGGAAACTTCACAAATATATGACACCTTTTGTGTCCAAGAATCCAAGAGAGGCTTTTCTTAATTATAAGGATCTTGATTTGGGAATTAATCATAATGGTAAGAATAGTTACATTGAAGGGAGAGTTTATGGAGTTGAATATTTTAAGGATAATTTTAATAGGTTGGTGGAAATTAAGACTAAGGTTGATCCTCATAATTTCTTTAGGAATGAACAAAGTATCCCTACTTTGCCTTATAGGAAGAATTAG